Part of the Caldivirga sp. genome is shown below.
ACACCACAAGATAAGTTATCTAACCTGTTCGAATAAAACTTATTAATACGTATCAGCGCTGTTAATTATGGAACTCCAATTTTCAAGTAAAGTAAAGTCAATGGCGCTACTCACAATAGCGGTGATAACAATAGCTGCAGTAAGTTTGAGCATGCTTATTGTTAAACCAGCATCACAGCAGCAAATAGTAATAGCTAACCCATCAACATTACTCTATTCCCCAAACCTGCCACTTTGGAATCCAGTAGCCAGCCAAGGCAGTATGAATAAGTATTGGGGTCAAACCGTTGATGTATACGAATCATTAGCCATGTATAATGACTTAAATGGGCAATTCTACCCAGTTTTAGCGGAGAATTGGACATATATTCCTCAGAATAATACTTTTATAATATACTTAAGGAAGGGGCTCTACTGGTTTAATGGAACGGCCACAATACCCTTCACAGCATGGGATGTCTGGGCCAATATTATTCTTGAGGTTTTAACGTCAGGTCAATATTGGCCAGCCTTGAACAATAGCGATATTGGTGTTTTACTTAGGCAGGTTAGAGTTATTAATAATTATACATTAGAGTTGACTAACATGTCTACATGGGGTCCAACAATGGAGATATATATACTTAATCAAGCTAATGCAGTTGAGACACCTTACCCAGTTTGGAAACCAATCCTTGATGAATTACTTGCAATGAATTCAAGCCAAAGGGCAACATTTATTCAAAATAATTTAACCAGAATGAAGTTACCCTACTGGGGTATTTCACCCTGGTACTTAACATACATAAGCTCTACGTATATTCAGACATCCCTTGAACCAAGTAACCTATTGAGTGAGTGGAGTCAAATATTCCCCTACGCTACATGGAATTACTATAACCCATCCATAGTAGTCTACTATGTTGGTGGATCATCACAAGCGATAGCATCACTTGAATCAGGTTCAACAAACTATGCTGGCATGGCATTATCACCACAGCAGATTACTGCGCTTAAGTCAGCCGGCTTCTTCGTATTCTTATCGCCAGGTTACAATGACTTCGGAATATCAATTAATCCGTTAATTTACCCATGGAACATGACTCAAGTTAGGCAAGCCTTAGCGTATGTAATTAATAGGACTGAGGCAGTGCTAGCATGGGCCCCATTATATGTCCCTCAGTGGAATGGTGTTCCAACACCACCGTACACATTGTACACTTATCCAAAATCCGTATTAAGTGTGGTTTATAACTATACGGTAGATTGGAATAAGGCTGCTCAACTACTTCAATCAGTTGGTCTATATAAGAAGGGTAATCAGTGGTACCTACCAAATGGTACGCCATTAACCTTAGACATAGTGGTTCCCAATTATGCGCAGGACTGGATAACAATACTCACCGTTGTGGCAAATGAATTAACCCTATTTGGTATTCCAACACATATAATATCAATTGATGGGGCAACCTTCTGGGGTTCATACTTCTGGAGTGGTCAATGGACTGCTGCATCAATGTTTGTTGCGGCACCGATGACTGGCTACTATGGTACATGGCACTTCTACATGTGGCCCTGGTGGGTTATACCTCAGATAAACATGGTCCCCAACTGGTGGACAAGCCCATATGGCTGGTGGCCTTTCCAGTGGCCTAACGGTACTTGTACGCCAGTAACCCTATTTAATTATGAAGATGTAGTATGCGTTAACAGTACATTCGGTTACTTCAGCCCCTTCAACTGGACGCTTCACGGTACTAGGTACAGTGGACCAGGTACGCCAGAGTGGACATTATTGACTAAAGTATTGTTCGCTTGGTGGGAATATTATTTACCCGTATTGCCTATTGGCGCATCATTATCCGCAGTAATGGAGTTTAAGCAAGGCCTGGCTGATGTCAATTGGATACTGAACTGCTTACCAGTAACAACACAGCAAGTACTGCTAAATGGTGGTAGTGTAATAGATGGGTTACACGGCTTTTCACCAATATTGTTTGGTTCCTTCGCTCCTCCGGGTGTTGTTCCTCCTTTGGCTCAAGCTATTGCTAATGGTTCACTTTGGAGCAGGACACCTCAGTTCGCGGCCTTCATTGGTTTGCCGAGTCCTGATGCTTCTGTTCAACAGTGTGTTGCATCATACTTCCATATACCATACACCCCAGTGACAACCACTACTACCACTTCGACTACGACTAGTACTTCAACAAGCACCACTACGAGTACTACAACTACATCAACTAGTACTACAACGACCACTTCAACCACAACAACCACGACGACAACCACCACTACTGCCGTGACTACAGCCACCACCACAGTAACATCAACAAGCACAGCAGTAAGCACAGTAACATCAACAACCACGGCAGTATCAACAGTAACAGTCACAAAACCAGTAGTAAGCACAGCATTAATCGCCGGAATAATAGTAATAGTCATAGTAATAGCAGCAATAGCCGCCATTATAGCATTAAGAAGAAAATGAGACTCTAAGCTCCAAAGAGAGAGTTTAAACTTAATTTTATTTTTTACTTCTCAGGATTTATTTCCTCTCATTTCTTTGGATTCTGTAGAGATAGGTGGATTCATATTTCGATGGCTTCGCCTGTTGTTAATGTTACGTGGATGTTCCTCTCCTCTAAGTATTCACTAAGCCTTAGTGCATTTCTTGGGCTTGAGTGAACTATTAGTATGTTTGTTTCATCCTTGAAGTAATTAATGAAGTTAATCAATTCCTCTAGCCCACTATGCGCTGAGAAGTCGAACCAATACACTTTGGCGTTAACCCTAATCTCCTCATTATCAATCTTAGCCACACCCCTAGTTAAGAGTTCATAACCCGGTGAGTCTGGGGCTTGGTAACTGGGTAGTATTAGTGCATTTCTCCTATCACCCCCAAGTCTCTTCAGGTAGTAGACTGCTGCACCACCCTTAAGCATTCCAGCTGGTGTAATTATTATTGCCTGGTCCCTTAGTGCATTTCTCCTGTAGTAATTACCCATAATCTCACTACTGTACGTTAATGCCTTAACGTATAGGTTAGGGTCCCTGAGGAATTGAGGATACTTGCTTATTATCCTATTAGCTATCCTAGCCAAACCATCAACATATATTGGTACATCAGTGACATTATGCTTAATTAACGTAAGTAATAATTCCTGCGTCCTACCAATTGTGAAGCTTGGTATTAGGACTGAACCCCCCTCATCTAACGTTGTTTTGACTGCATTAATGAACTCCTCCTCAAGCACTTCCCTAGATGGATGCGTGCCGCCTGCGTATGTAGCCTCCATTACGACTAGGTCAATATCCCTGGGAACTGAGTTTAAGTCAGCCCCATTAAGTAGGTTACTTGGGGATAAGTTAAAGTCCCCCGTGAACAGTATTCTAGTTCCATCAATGTTTAGAAGCGTCATCATGCTGCCTGGGACGTGGCCTGCGTTCAGGAATGTTAATGAATCGCCGTTTAAGTTAATCGTATCATTGAAGTTAACTGGGTTAACTTTCCTTAAGGTATTCCTAACCTCCTCATCCTCATAAGGTAGGTAATAGCCGCTTAACTTAACAGTATCCTTAAACATTATCTCAGCCAACTCAGCGGTCAGGGGAGTTGCGTAGAGTGGTGGTGCTGCGCTAATGTATAATCCAGGCAATGCCCCGGAGTGATCCAGGTGAGCGTGGCTAAGCACTACAGCTGAAAGATCCCTCGGCCTAACGTGGAGAGGGAATACTGGCTTACCTTCATCATCAAAGTTAACCCCATAATCCAGCAGTACTGAGTTTCTTGAACCCTTAACTAAAATAGCCATCCTACCAACCTCACCACCGCCTCCGAGAACCTCAACAACAACCATTGGTTAAACCAACCCTTACATAAGTCAGAATACCGATAATTTTAAACTTTCGCTGCTTTCCACGGTTGAATCCTCATAGTACTCAGGCCATTAAATTAGTAATACATCATGAGTTATCAAACACATTGAGCACAGGATAGATCAAGGTCAATACAATGAATGATATTATTTACCTTAATTATGAAGTGTTTCCTAATCCATCTTCACAAGTTTCACGTTGCATCTACCTCTAGAGCGTAAGTTAACTAATGCCGTAAAGGCTTTAGCTGACATAATCCTTAAACCTTTCCATAGGCTTACCTGACTTAAAAATAGTTAATAGATGAATTAATCATTGAATTAAATTATTCGGCATTCATTTAGTTATTCACGCTCAAGCACCTGTACTTGTCTTGATATTTCCTGCAGCTTGCCTACTATGTCTTGAGGTGGTTTTGGCAGTAGAGGTTTCCTCGGATAGCCCACCCTCCATCCTGCATTATTCATCACGAATTTTAACCTCGTCGGCATGTCCGGCTGCATTATCACGAATCTAGCTATTGGTAATAATTCCTCATGTATGCTCCTGGCTGTTTCATAGTCAGCATTAGCCACAGCATTGAATAATCTAACGCTTGTTCTCGGCAATAGTGTATTTATTGCCGCTATTGAACCGCTTGAGCCCATTATGAAGGATGGGAAAAGCATGTCATCGAGTGCAGTAAGTATGGGTACGTTCCTTACCTTAACTAATAAATCAGCTAATACGTGGATATTCCCACCACTCTGCTTAATACCTACGATTACACCCTCCTTAGCTAATTTCTCAATAACATTAACGCTTACTACATTCCAGGGAACCACATTGTAGATAATGATTGGTAATTTAGTCTTTTCGTAAATCTCCTTGTAGAATACGTAATTGCCCTCATCACCAGCATTAAATAAGTAGTGTGGTGGTGTTATCATTAACGCATCAACGTTAAGATTCTTAATGCCTAAAGCCCTTTCAACAACCTGATGCACTGAATTAGTGATAATACCGGCAATCACTAGGAAGTTTCTCCTACCCCTAACTTCGATTGCAAGCTCAATGAGTCTCATAAATTCCCCATCACTTAAAGTATGACCCTCACCTGTGCTACCGCCAATGGCAATACCATTAACACCAACGTCAATGATTCTCTTAACCTCCTCACGAAAAAGATCATAGTCAACATTACCATCCTCGTCAAAGGGAGTAACAACAGGTGGAATAATTCCCCTGAATTTTTCCATATCCTCTAATGAAGATGAGGTAATTTTAATCTTTAGGTTATGAATTACTAAGCCTAATGCACCTCCTAGCATGTTCAATGAGTTCCCTGGCTATACCTAAGTCATCCTTCAGTACCACGCCCAGCGCTATATCATGGGCTATTGGGTAACACTTGCCTACTGCATTAATGGCTTCATGAATGTTCAACGCTATCACCTCAACGTTAGGTGGCATGTTGATGTTAAGTAGCCTTCTATGCGGGGGCTCGGTGAATTCAGCCACCACTAAGACATCTACGTCACTGTCTACATTGAAATCGCCCCTAGCATATGATCCCACTAGGAGGACCGTGCCATTAACCTCACCTGCAATGAGCTTAGCTAACTCAATGGCCCTATCCCTTAACCTCCTCCTCCACTCAATAATCTTCTCCATAAATCCTCAGTGAATACAATAATGTTATTCGCAGCATTAATAGCTGTTTCTGCGTCGCTTCTCGTAAAATACTCGTAAGGTATGCCATCACTCCAAGCATCAACATACCTAGTGGGCACGTAAAACTTATCGAGGAACTTACATAAGTCAATTATGTTTTCGGGAATATTTACGAGCTCGCTCAATTCAGCTATTAGGTGAGTTAATGAATGTCCCCTCGTTGGTTTGCCTATACCATATAGTATGGCCTTAATGGCGAATTCAGCCGCTTGATGCGCCTTAAAGCAAGCCCAGTTGAAGTCACCGAATTCTGCATCACGCCTAGCAGACTCCAGCGTCCTCTGAGCCATTGTAATCCATCTACCATACTCCTTTAAATCCATGAACCCTCACTAAGAGTACTCGCCGTATGCTTATATGCCTTCACATAGTGGTTCATTGGTTCTTAAGTTTTATGATCAAATACCTTTCAGAAGAAGTCATAAAAAGTTATAGTTTGGTTAAGGGCAAGTAAGGTAGAATAGAGTGAATTTCATGGAGTCTTAATTTAAATGATGAGTGATGAAATACCCTCTAGGGTGGAAAAGCGGAAAGGATGCTGATGCTACTTAAATTAACTATCCTATGGTATAAATAGGTGTTTAATCTAAGTTACACCAATGAGTGGGGTACTTTACCTTATTGGTGTTGGGCTTAGTCCAAGTCAGGTGACTCAGGAGGCAATTAATGTACTTAAGAATGCTGGCTCAGTGTTTGCTGAGGAGTATACGTCAATGTTTGAGCTTAATTTAGGTCAATTCCTAACAAGCCTAATAGGTAAACCTGTGATCATGTTGAGTAGGAGGGAACTTGAGGATGAGGGTGGTGAGGCCTTGATAAGGGCTGTTAAGGAACATGGTTCAGCAGCGTTGGTCACCATTGGTGATCCAATGCTTGCAACAACCCACTCCGCCTTATTAGCCAATGCGGCTCAAATGGGCATTAAGGTTAGGGTGATTAATGGAGTAAGCATAGTGTGTTCAGCCATTAGCCAGGCAGGCCTATCACCATATAAATTAGGCCCAGTTGCCACTGTGACTTATGAGAGGATGGGCGTCCTG
Proteins encoded:
- a CDS encoding ABC transporter substrate-binding protein, with amino-acid sequence MELQFSSKVKSMALLTIAVITIAAVSLSMLIVKPASQQQIVIANPSTLLYSPNLPLWNPVASQGSMNKYWGQTVDVYESLAMYNDLNGQFYPVLAENWTYIPQNNTFIIYLRKGLYWFNGTATIPFTAWDVWANIILEVLTSGQYWPALNNSDIGVLLRQVRVINNYTLELTNMSTWGPTMEIYILNQANAVETPYPVWKPILDELLAMNSSQRATFIQNNLTRMKLPYWGISPWYLTYISSTYIQTSLEPSNLLSEWSQIFPYATWNYYNPSIVVYYVGGSSQAIASLESGSTNYAGMALSPQQITALKSAGFFVFLSPGYNDFGISINPLIYPWNMTQVRQALAYVINRTEAVLAWAPLYVPQWNGVPTPPYTLYTYPKSVLSVVYNYTVDWNKAAQLLQSVGLYKKGNQWYLPNGTPLTLDIVVPNYAQDWITILTVVANELTLFGIPTHIISIDGATFWGSYFWSGQWTAASMFVAAPMTGYYGTWHFYMWPWWVIPQINMVPNWWTSPYGWWPFQWPNGTCTPVTLFNYEDVVCVNSTFGYFSPFNWTLHGTRYSGPGTPEWTLLTKVLFAWWEYYLPVLPIGASLSAVMEFKQGLADVNWILNCLPVTTQQVLLNGGSVIDGLHGFSPILFGSFAPPGVVPPLAQAIANGSLWSRTPQFAAFIGLPSPDASVQQCVASYFHIPYTPVTTTTTTSTTTSTSTSTTTSTTTTSTSTTTTTSTTTTTTTTTTTAVTTATTTVTSTSTAVSTVTSTTTAVSTVTVTKPVVSTALIAGIIVIVIVIAAIAAIIALRRK
- a CDS encoding MBL fold metallo-hydrolase; this translates as MVVVEVLGGGGEVGRMAILVKGSRNSVLLDYGVNFDDEGKPVFPLHVRPRDLSAVVLSHAHLDHSGALPGLYISAAPPLYATPLTAELAEIMFKDTVKLSGYYLPYEDEEVRNTLRKVNPVNFNDTINLNGDSLTFLNAGHVPGSMMTLLNIDGTRILFTGDFNLSPSNLLNGADLNSVPRDIDLVVMEATYAGGTHPSREVLEEEFINAVKTTLDEGGSVLIPSFTIGRTQELLLTLIKHNVTDVPIYVDGLARIANRIISKYPQFLRDPNLYVKALTYSSEIMGNYYRRNALRDQAIIITPAGMLKGGAAVYYLKRLGGDRRNALILPSYQAPDSPGYELLTRGVAKIDNEEIRVNAKVYWFDFSAHSGLEELINFINYFKDETNILIVHSSPRNALRLSEYLEERNIHVTLTTGEAIEI
- a CDS encoding dihydrodipicolinate synthase family protein, whose product is MEKFRGIIPPVVTPFDEDGNVDYDLFREEVKRIIDVGVNGIAIGGSTGEGHTLSDGEFMRLIELAIEVRGRRNFLVIAGIITNSVHQVVERALGIKNLNVDALMITPPHYLFNAGDEGNYVFYKEIYEKTKLPIIIYNVVPWNVVSVNVIEKLAKEGVIVGIKQSGGNIHVLADLLVKVRNVPILTALDDMLFPSFIMGSSGSIAAINTLLPRTSVRLFNAVANADYETARSIHEELLPIARFVIMQPDMPTRLKFVMNNAGWRVGYPRKPLLPKPPQDIVGKLQEISRQVQVLERE
- a CDS encoding nucleotidyltransferase domain-containing protein, with translation MEKIIEWRRRLRDRAIELAKLIAGEVNGTVLLVGSYARGDFNVDSDVDVLVVAEFTEPPHRRLLNINMPPNVEVIALNIHEAINAVGKCYPIAHDIALGVVLKDDLGIARELIEHARRCIRLSNS
- a CDS encoding HEPN domain-containing protein, coding for MDLKEYGRWITMAQRTLESARRDAEFGDFNWACFKAHQAAEFAIKAILYGIGKPTRGHSLTHLIAELSELVNIPENIIDLCKFLDKFYVPTRYVDAWSDGIPYEYFTRSDAETAINAANNIIVFTEDLWRRLLSGGGG
- the dph5 gene encoding diphthine synthase, yielding MSGVLYLIGVGLSPSQVTQEAINVLKNAGSVFAEEYTSMFELNLGQFLTSLIGKPVIMLSRRELEDEGGEALIRAVKEHGSAALVTIGDPMLATTHSALLANAAQMGIKVRVINGVSIVCSAISQAGLSPYKLGPVATVTYERMGVLSTRAYEVLSSNLGNGLHTLLLLDIKDDGGFMGIDDAVNIMLRIENETKLGVITGDLIAVFESRVGWGDQVIVVGPLINPPNLKAPSVIVVPGLLNPVEWEFLKIVYGVGEELLKRHVNHVKSLLNNPQFSSRLH